A single Cucumis melo cultivar AY chromosome 4, USDA_Cmelo_AY_1.0, whole genome shotgun sequence DNA region contains:
- the LOC103486975 gene encoding eukaryotic translation initiation factor 3 subunit I-like, whose translation MRPILMKGHERPLTFLKYNRDGDLLFSCAKDHNPTVWYADNGERLGTYRGHNGAVWCCDVSRDSMRLITGSADQTAKLWNVQTGQQLFSFNFDSPARAVDFSVGDKLAVITTDPFVELPSAIHVKRIARDPSEQTGESVLLLKGPQGRINRAVWGPLNKTIISGGEDAVVRIWDSETGKLLKESDKETGHKKTITSLTKASDGSHFITGSLDKSAKLWDTRTLTLIKTYVTERPVNAVTMSPLLDHVVLGGGQDASAVTTTDHRAGKFEAKFYDKILQEEIGGVKGHFGPINALAFNPDGKSFSSGGEDGYVRLHHFDPDYFNIKI comes from the exons ATGCGTCCAATTTTGATGAAAGGCCATGAACGGCCTTTAACTTTCCTCAAGTACAATAGGGATGGCGATCTTCTTTTCTCCTGCGCCAAGGATCATAACCCCACCGTCTGGTACGCCGACAACGGCGAGCGGTTGGGGACTTATCGTGGTCATAATGGTGCCGTTTGGTGCTGTGATGTCTCCA GAGATTCAATGCGGCTTATCACTGGAAGTGCGGATCAGACGGCAAAATTATGGAACGTACAGACTGGACAGCAACTCTTCTCCTTCAATTTCGATTCACCTGCTAGGGCAGTTGATTTCTCTGTCGGTGATAAGCTTGCAGTTATTACCACTGATCCTTTTGTGGAGTTGCCTTCTGCTATTCATGTTAAACGCATTGCTAGAGACCCCTCGGAAC AGACTGGTGAATCTGTGCTGCTTCTTAAAGGTCCCCAAGGAAGAATCAATAGAGCTGTTTGGGGACCTTTAAATAAGACCATCATTAGTGGAGGAGAAGATGCCGTTGTTCGCATTTGGGATTCTGAG ACAGGTAAACTTTTGAAAGAATCAGACAAGGAGACAGGCCATAAGAAAACAATAACTTCCCTTACGAAAGCCTCTGATGGTTCACATTTTATCACTGGGTCTTTGGACAAGTCTGCTAAG CTGTGGGATACTAGAACATTGACGCTTATCAAGACGTATGTGACAGAACGCCCAGTCAATGCAGTTACAATGTCTCCACTTCTTGAccat GTGGTGCTTGGTGGTGGTCAGGATGCTTCAGCTGTGACAACAACTGATCATCGTGCTGGAAAGTTTGAAGCTAAATTTTATGACAAG ATCCTTCAAGAAGAGATTGGAGGTGTGAAAGGGCATTTTGGACCCATCAATGCTCTCGCTTTCAATCCCGATGGAAAGAG tttttcaaGTGGAGGTGAAGATGGTTATGTAAGACTGCATCATTTCGACCCAGATTACTTCAACATCAAGATTTAA